From Streptosporangium album, the proteins below share one genomic window:
- the frr gene encoding ribosome recycling factor, whose protein sequence is MIDETLLEAEEKMDKAVSVAKDDFAGIRTGRVTPSMFNKISAEYYGTPTPIQQLASFHVPEARMVIIQPFDKGSMAAIEKAIRNSDLGVNPGNDGQVIRVAFPELSEERRKEYIKVARSKAEHSRISIRNIRRSAKETLDKMVKDSEAGEDEVRRAEKELDDLTQKHVAKIDELLKHKEAELLEV, encoded by the coding sequence GTGATCGACGAAACCCTCCTCGAAGCCGAGGAAAAGATGGACAAGGCCGTGTCGGTGGCGAAGGACGACTTCGCGGGCATCCGCACGGGCCGCGTCACCCCGTCGATGTTCAACAAGATCAGCGCTGAGTACTACGGGACACCCACCCCCATTCAGCAGCTGGCCTCGTTCCACGTCCCCGAGGCTCGCATGGTCATCATCCAGCCCTTCGACAAGGGCTCGATGGCCGCGATCGAGAAGGCGATCCGTAACTCCGATCTCGGCGTCAACCCCGGCAACGACGGCCAGGTCATCCGTGTGGCCTTCCCGGAGCTGTCGGAGGAGCGTCGCAAGGAGTACATCAAGGTCGCCCGGAGCAAGGCGGAGCATTCCAGGATCTCCATCCGCAACATCCGCCGCAGCGCCAAGGAGACCCTTGACAAGATGGTCAAGGACAGCGAGGCCGGTGAGGATGAGGTGCGTCGCGCGGAGAAGGAGCTCGACGACCTCACCCAGAAGCACGTAGCCAAGATCGACGAGCTGCTCAAGCACAAGGAAGCCGAGCTGCTCGAAGTCTGA
- a CDS encoding phosphatidate cytidylyltransferase, with protein MYESRTPLEPAAGGSRTGRNLPVAIAVGAGLGAVIIGSLYFVKVLFLAVVIAAVGIGVTELVKSFAARDINIPLIPVLVGMAAMIGGAYQGGPAWLLGIFAMTVLVLMIWRMFQGTDGYVRDTTATILVTVYPALLAGFVALLLRAPLDGPDRVVVFIATTVASDIGGYFAGISLGRHRMSPLISPKKTWEGFAGSALACMAVGGWLVAWLLDDAVWKGVLIGAVVVVFATLGDLVESVIKRDLGVKDMGSVLPGHGGLMDRLDSLVAALIPVWVLLTLLV; from the coding sequence GTGTATGAGAGTAGGACCCCCTTGGAACCTGCGGCGGGCGGTAGCCGTACCGGCCGGAATCTTCCCGTCGCGATCGCGGTGGGTGCCGGTCTGGGAGCCGTGATCATCGGCTCTCTCTACTTCGTCAAGGTGCTCTTCCTCGCCGTGGTGATCGCGGCCGTGGGCATCGGCGTGACGGAACTGGTCAAGTCGTTCGCGGCCAGGGACATCAACATCCCGTTGATCCCCGTCCTCGTCGGCATGGCCGCCATGATCGGCGGCGCCTACCAGGGCGGCCCGGCGTGGCTGCTCGGAATCTTCGCCATGACCGTGCTCGTCCTGATGATCTGGCGGATGTTCCAGGGCACCGACGGCTATGTCCGCGACACCACCGCCACCATCCTGGTCACGGTCTACCCCGCACTGCTCGCCGGGTTCGTGGCGCTGCTGCTCAGAGCTCCGCTCGACGGTCCCGACCGGGTGGTCGTCTTCATCGCCACCACGGTCGCCAGCGACATCGGTGGATACTTCGCGGGGATCTCGCTCGGCAGGCACAGGATGTCCCCACTGATCAGCCCGAAGAAGACCTGGGAGGGTTTCGCCGGGTCGGCGCTGGCGTGCATGGCCGTGGGCGGGTGGCTGGTGGCGTGGCTGCTGGACGACGCCGTCTGGAAGGGCGTGCTGATCGGTGCCGTCGTGGTGGTCTTCGCCACGCTCGGCGACCTGGTGGAGTCGGTGATCAAGCGTGACCTCGGTGTCAAGGACATGGGCAGCGTACTGCCCGGCCACGGCGGTCTGATGGATCGGCTCGACTCCCTCGTCGCCGCGCTGATCCCGGTCTGGGTGCTGCTCACCCTGCTCGTCTGA
- a CDS encoding suppressor of fused domain protein — protein MATIRPSGERGGGVEVVLTDVNPYGSRTLVVERDETSSVAYLCGPGGTVHGAVWLANHGPAPAAIDLSRLNSELPPAAPRANTRHPDGRAPLGTLRPLWFEEGDGVALYENDELLAVIPGWADMSRGMPGYSRDAVGESPFAWSLEDAHEGLALQLAKARSYWDWRGSDGAWASFQQFVMGHLDRTAGNPGRFWDAGGERLPTVGITERPPERDREHTILSTVGMSCQRMPTVEQYIDRPDAYARVELAVATAGDARDAARLFLWLGQYPWHSVTWLGHGHTAKWYHRPETFPLGSAYSGVILLSGLPGLPDLSGFTFGGDAVRWLWLVPITADELRLVAENGYRALLPHLSAERLTRAE, from the coding sequence ATGGCGACAATCCGGCCTTCAGGCGAGCGGGGAGGTGGCGTCGAGGTCGTGCTCACCGACGTCAATCCCTATGGGAGCCGCACCCTGGTGGTCGAACGCGACGAGACTTCCTCGGTAGCTTACCTGTGCGGACCCGGAGGGACGGTGCACGGAGCGGTATGGCTGGCCAATCACGGCCCCGCTCCGGCGGCGATCGACCTGAGCCGCCTGAACTCCGAACTGCCTCCGGCGGCGCCCCGGGCGAACACCCGGCACCCCGACGGCAGGGCGCCGCTGGGCACGCTGCGACCGCTGTGGTTCGAGGAGGGCGACGGCGTCGCCCTGTACGAGAACGACGAGCTACTCGCGGTCATTCCTGGCTGGGCCGACATGAGCAGGGGCATGCCGGGCTACTCCCGCGACGCGGTGGGTGAGTCGCCGTTCGCCTGGTCGCTGGAGGATGCCCATGAGGGACTGGCCCTCCAACTGGCCAAGGCCCGGTCCTACTGGGACTGGCGGGGCAGCGACGGCGCCTGGGCCTCCTTCCAGCAGTTCGTGATGGGCCATCTGGACCGGACGGCCGGAAACCCCGGCCGGTTCTGGGACGCCGGCGGCGAACGGTTGCCGACCGTCGGCATCACCGAGCGGCCACCGGAACGGGACCGGGAGCACACGATCCTGTCGACCGTGGGGATGAGCTGCCAGCGGATGCCCACCGTGGAGCAGTACATCGACCGGCCTGACGCCTACGCGCGGGTGGAGCTCGCCGTCGCCACCGCCGGCGACGCCCGGGACGCGGCCCGGCTCTTCCTGTGGCTGGGCCAGTATCCATGGCACTCGGTCACCTGGCTCGGCCACGGCCACACCGCGAAGTGGTATCACCGGCCGGAGACGTTCCCGCTGGGCTCCGCCTACAGCGGTGTCATCCTGCTGAGCGGGCTACCGGGCCTGCCCGACCTGTCGGGCTTCACCTTCGGCGGAGACGCCGTGCGGTGGCTCTGGCTGGTCCCGATCACCGCCGACGAGCTGCGTCTGGTCGCGGAGAACGGCTACCGGGCGCTGCTCCCCCACCTGTCGGCCGAGCGGCTCACCCGGGCGGAGTGA